The following proteins are co-located in the Canis lupus dingo isolate Sandy chromosome 31, ASM325472v2, whole genome shotgun sequence genome:
- the LOC118353033 gene encoding WAS/WASL-interacting protein family member 1-like, whose product MGSGTPRPSSPGPHPRGASADGTLALPAHARVSGGAREASAHPAAPGASGSKIKALPGRQLRFVGTVPRSAPDSRLEPPTHPLYGCDQSRPVPQSVASEVSWLSPCTRKRVASRPRRMTGDFLPPLHLPGAALLLSSPPSFCTFSGHAEDPGPPARWPRPSGTARPRPPLPLEVQRVPELPAASTHRLRLLPNQLGRLPRAASTDSTDPLSTPTGDGPPRASIAGEEARGRTRVGPGTSAWSRCTG is encoded by the exons ATGGGCTCGGGGACACCCCGGCCTTCCAGCCCCGGGCCGCACCCCCGTGGTGCATCCGCGGACGGGACCCTTGCCCTCCCCGCCCACGCCCGCGTCTCTGGAGGGGCCAGGGAAGCAAGCGCCCACCCGGCCGCCCCGGGAGCCTCCGGCAGCAAGATCAAGGCCCTGCCCGGCCGGCAGCTCCGGTTCGTCGGCACCGTCCCCAGATCGGCCCCCGACAGCCGTTTGGAG CCACCAACACACCCCTTGTACGGCTGCGATCAGTCCCGCCCTGTTCCACAGTCGGTGGCATCTGAGGTGTCCTGGCTGTCACCCTGCACCCGGAAACGCGTCGCCTCCCGCCCACGAAGGATGACGGGTGActtcctcccacccctgcacCTGCCGGGCGCTGCCCTCCTCCTGTCGTCCCCCCCTTCATTCTGCACCTTCTCCGGACATGCCGAGGACCCAGGCCCTCCTGCTCGCTGGCCCCGTCCCTCGGGGACAGCCCGGCCTCGGCCGCCTCTGCCTCTGGAGGTCCAGCGAGTCCCGGAGCTGCCTGCAGCCTCCACCCACCGCCTTCGCCTTCTGCCAAACCAGCTCGGCCGCCTTCCTCGAGCCGCATCCACAGACTCGACAGACCCACTGAGCACCCCCACCGGAGACGGGCCCCCACGTGCCAGCATCGCGGGAGAAGAGGCTCGGGGCCGGACCAGAGTGGGCCCTGGCACATCTGCCTGGAGCAGGTGCACAGGGTGA